In the genome of Criblamydia sequanensis CRIB-18, one region contains:
- the atpH gene encoding ATP synthase F1 subunit delta, which yields MSAVISKAYSKALFHLADSKDDKLKRWKKELEEVLHIFEKFPKLNSFFTLAVIKEKEKEKFLEKVFKGKMDDELYQFLLFLLKKKFLVQLEGIASSYATLVKEHFNILEVHMVSSSPMDEKSKKILLEKLESTYGKKVDIVEKVDPKLLGGFILKIGDQFIDASIKGRLVELNQKLLSLHF from the coding sequence ATGAGCGCAGTCATTTCGAAAGCTTATTCCAAAGCTCTCTTTCATTTAGCGGATTCTAAAGATGATAAGCTAAAAAGGTGGAAAAAGGAATTAGAAGAGGTTCTTCATATTTTCGAAAAATTTCCAAAGCTAAACTCATTTTTTACATTGGCGGTTATAAAAGAGAAGGAAAAGGAAAAATTTTTAGAAAAAGTTTTTAAGGGAAAAATGGATGATGAGCTGTATCAATTCCTTTTATTTTTGCTTAAGAAAAAGTTTTTAGTTCAGTTGGAAGGTATTGCTTCTTCGTATGCCACACTTGTAAAAGAACATTTTAATATCTTGGAAGTCCACATGGTTTCAAGCTCGCCCATGGACGAAAAGTCAAAGAAAATTCTTCTTGAGAAACTTGAATCCACTTATGGCAAAAAAGTGGATATCGTCGAAAAAGTAGACCCTAAATTACTAGGAGGGTTTATTTTAAAAATCGGCGACCAATTTATTGATGCCAGCATTAAGGGAAGACTTGTTGAGTTAAATCAAAAGCTTTTGTCACTTCATTTTTAG
- the atpG gene encoding ATP synthase F1 subunit gamma: MATLREIRRRIKSVENIKQITKSMEMVAAARLHKAALKAEQTGLFSRKMEEVLNHVLESSEQLTHPFFEKRKDDNIGLLIVGADRGLSGSYNSNLFAAIDRFLEKYDKEKVKLYIFGKKALEHYERRKWNIPLTQLDWGGKTTFKDIKKISDLLFTSFLSYEFNELWMASTRYISIFNRKVVIEKFLPLKKSPREKDKQSVDFVFEPRVEELLQELITRFYLAKIQAALDESYAAELAARVVSMGSATKNAEDMIHKLTLIRNKVRQASITKEMLEISASVEGMSGR; encoded by the coding sequence ATGGCGACGCTTCGTGAAATTAGAAGACGGATAAAATCTGTTGAAAATATTAAGCAAATCACAAAATCCATGGAAATGGTTGCAGCAGCTCGCCTTCATAAAGCTGCTTTAAAAGCTGAACAAACAGGCCTTTTTTCACGAAAAATGGAAGAGGTTTTAAACCATGTGTTAGAATCCAGCGAACAATTGACGCATCCTTTTTTTGAAAAAAGAAAAGACGATAACATTGGCTTGTTAATTGTAGGAGCAGATAGAGGGTTATCCGGTTCCTATAATAGCAATTTATTTGCAGCCATCGATCGTTTCTTAGAGAAATATGATAAAGAAAAAGTAAAACTTTATATTTTTGGTAAAAAAGCACTGGAACATTACGAGAGAAGGAAGTGGAATATCCCATTAACTCAGCTTGACTGGGGAGGAAAAACCACGTTTAAAGATATAAAGAAAATTTCCGATCTGCTTTTTACTTCCTTTTTATCTTATGAGTTTAATGAACTTTGGATGGCATCCACTCGCTATATTTCGATTTTTAATAGGAAAGTTGTGATTGAAAAGTTTTTACCTTTAAAAAAATCGCCTCGGGAGAAAGATAAACAAAGTGTCGATTTTGTTTTTGAGCCTAGGGTAGAAGAATTATTGCAAGAGCTTATAACTCGTTTTTATCTTGCTAAGATACAAGCGGCTTTAGATGAATCGTATGCCGCAGAGCTTGCTGCAAGGGTGGTATCCATGGGCTCTGCAACTAAAAATGCTGAAGATATGATTCATAAATTAACTCTTATTAGAAATAAAGTAAGGCAAGCTAGTATTACAAAAGAAATGCTTGAAATTTCAGCAAGTGTCGAAGGAATGAGCGGAAGGTAA
- the atpF gene encoding F0F1 ATP synthase subunit B has translation MDIEIGQILTQMVAFLIMLFILKKFAWKPLLTLLEERKKRIQSEFEFIDSQKKELERIKNSYRDKLDEIDGTAKAKFQEALAKGREKAQAIEEESRFKAKEILAKAESDIKREISKSKTELKNDIVNLVTQSTEKIIFETLDAKKKDELSKEIAEKIEFIK, from the coding sequence ATGGACATTGAGATCGGTCAAATACTTACGCAGATGGTCGCTTTTTTAATCATGCTCTTCATCTTGAAAAAATTTGCATGGAAGCCTCTTCTTACTTTGCTTGAGGAGCGGAAAAAAAGGATCCAATCTGAATTTGAATTTATCGATTCCCAAAAAAAAGAACTCGAAAGAATTAAAAATTCATATCGGGATAAACTGGATGAGATTGACGGGACGGCTAAAGCTAAGTTTCAAGAAGCCCTTGCTAAAGGGCGTGAAAAAGCTCAAGCGATTGAAGAAGAATCAAGGTTTAAAGCTAAAGAGATCCTAGCTAAAGCTGAAAGCGATATCAAAAGAGAAATCAGTAAAAGTAAAACAGAATTAAAAAATGATATCGTAAACCTTGTCACTCAATCTACAGAAAAAATTATTTTTGAAACCTTAGATGCTAAGAAAAAAGATGAGCTGTCCAAGGAAATTGCTGAAAAAATCGAGTTTATAAAATGA
- a CDS encoding AtpZ/AtpI family protein has translation MSDDDKNSLKQVFTFMTVPFVLGVPPVIGWLIGSFLDRKMGTDPYFMFIFIALGFASGFLEFYKMVKRFGNGE, from the coding sequence ATGAGTGATGATGACAAAAATAGCTTAAAGCAAGTGTTCACCTTTATGACTGTTCCCTTTGTTCTAGGGGTTCCTCCTGTGATCGGATGGCTTATTGGAAGCTTTCTTGATAGAAAAATGGGAACCGATCCTTATTTTATGTTCATTTTTATAGCGCTTGGGTTTGCAAGCGGCTTTCTTGAATTTTATAAAATGGTAAAGAGATTCGGAAATGGGGAATGA
- a CDS encoding HD domain-containing protein: MTKKRETPYIIYDAIHQVMEFPSHFKALLVDLVNLPAMQRLRRIKQLALSDLIFPTASHTRFCHALGTSFLAFRIVREIKRQGFLEEFDELSEKILLSAALLHDIGHGPFSHTFESFFKTLGISVHHEDWTSKILNSEDFVEVFRKHGLDNHISLITDLITKKGKKRQDALKAWKPHWLLTSDIIASQLDADRLDYLLRDSHFAGVTYGTFDLNWLISCFTAVETNSSHRLGLTSQGLGSIEHFLIARRLMYQNIYCYPKIVAFEAMLIEFLKELTSLTVKYESLFLPLIGPSLNRFLKEISHRKDNGSIIDAAYSSYILLSDDDIWISLRNLSLNLPKEPPFEKLLHLSEKLNRHETPKIFKVQDKNFTLIKLPALRKKLGLIKEENFWKCNLMEVSFNLYSTFEDPILVSDKEGKATLLNSCSKLIETLGDKIEPSYYLTLDPSLFHQFPNEINQIISEITNSDQK, translated from the coding sequence ATGACAAAGAAGAGAGAAACTCCCTACATCATTTACGACGCCATCCATCAAGTCATGGAATTTCCAAGCCACTTTAAGGCACTCCTTGTAGATCTTGTAAATCTTCCCGCTATGCAGAGGCTAAGGCGAATTAAACAGCTTGCCTTATCCGATCTCATCTTTCCAACCGCCTCTCATACAAGATTTTGCCATGCGCTTGGAACGAGTTTTTTAGCCTTTAGAATTGTAAGGGAAATTAAAAGGCAAGGTTTCTTAGAAGAATTTGACGAACTCTCGGAGAAAATCCTTCTTTCGGCAGCTCTTCTGCATGATATAGGCCACGGTCCTTTTTCCCATACTTTTGAATCTTTTTTTAAAACGCTTGGAATCTCTGTCCATCATGAAGACTGGACTTCAAAAATTTTAAATTCCGAGGACTTTGTAGAAGTTTTTAGAAAACATGGTCTTGATAATCACATTTCTTTGATCACAGACCTCATCACTAAAAAAGGAAAAAAAAGACAAGATGCCTTAAAAGCATGGAAGCCCCATTGGCTTTTAACATCAGATATCATCGCCTCGCAACTCGATGCGGATCGTCTCGACTATCTACTAAGAGATAGCCACTTTGCCGGTGTCACCTATGGCACTTTTGATCTTAATTGGTTAATTTCTTGTTTTACAGCGGTTGAGACAAATAGTTCCCACAGGCTTGGCCTTACCTCTCAAGGCCTTGGCTCCATAGAACATTTTCTTATAGCAAGACGTCTTATGTATCAGAATATTTATTGTTATCCAAAAATAGTCGCTTTCGAAGCTATGCTCATAGAATTTTTAAAAGAACTCACAAGTTTAACTGTAAAATACGAGTCTTTATTCCTTCCATTAATCGGGCCTTCCCTTAACCGATTTTTAAAGGAAATCTCCCATCGAAAAGATAACGGCTCCATAATAGATGCAGCCTACTCTTCTTACATATTATTATCAGACGATGATATTTGGATCTCTCTTCGAAACCTCTCCTTGAATCTGCCAAAGGAGCCTCCTTTTGAAAAGCTCCTGCATCTCTCGGAAAAATTAAACCGCCACGAAACGCCTAAAATCTTTAAAGTTCAAGATAAGAATTTTACCCTGATCAAGTTGCCCGCCCTTAGAAAAAAGCTTGGTTTAATTAAGGAGGAGAACTTTTGGAAATGCAATTTAATGGAAGTTTCTTTTAATCTTTACTCTACTTTTGAAGATCCTATCTTGGTTTCAGATAAAGAAGGAAAAGCGACTTTGCTTAACTCATGCTCTAAGCTGATTGAAACCCTCGGCGATAAGATTGAACCCTCCTATTATTTAACATTAGACCCAAGTCTTTTTCATCAGTTCCCTAATGAAATTAATCAAATTATCTCTGAAATCACTAATTCGGATCAAAAATAG
- a CDS encoding lipase maturation factor family protein encodes MWQTESYSLSTLIFLHLLGLIYFIAISGLFIQFRGLIGQKGILPLDEFKTLLFNRIGKKAYRKIPMLFWFGKGDAFMGAVFGVGLLASLLLFLGFAKPLMILILYGVYISIIYAGQDFLGFGWELFLIEITTHAFFLSLTTLPNPLVFISFNFLIFRFHFEAGTVKFESRDPNWRNLTALSYHYQTQPIANATAWYAHKLPLFFQKLSCLFMFAAELIVPFGIFFNEPIRLITFFILASLQWFIWLTGNFSYLNYLTLTVLVVLISNRFLEPLFGPAPNAETNFYLSIFLYVVGSFLLFVQVVAFANHFFPNRTFQKILNPLRTLFFGNRYGIFAVMTTKRYEIVVKGSEDGTVWKEYLFFHKASEITRRPTRVSPYQPRLDWQIWFLPFSTFDSEHWFQRFLTRLLEGEESVLKLIRKNPFEDKPPKYIKAVVYDYVFSDKKKKKETKAWWERTYIGRYTPTLTLKGKDNK; translated from the coding sequence ATGTGGCAAACAGAATCGTACTCCTTATCAACCTTAATTTTTTTGCATCTTCTTGGCTTGATTTATTTCATTGCCATTAGCGGGCTCTTCATTCAATTTCGAGGGCTAATCGGGCAAAAGGGAATACTCCCTTTAGATGAATTTAAAACACTTCTTTTCAACCGTATTGGCAAAAAAGCTTATCGAAAAATACCGATGCTTTTCTGGTTTGGGAAGGGGGATGCTTTTATGGGCGCTGTTTTCGGAGTCGGCCTTTTAGCGTCTCTCTTATTATTTTTAGGGTTTGCCAAGCCTCTCATGATCCTCATTTTGTATGGGGTGTATATTTCTATTATTTATGCAGGACAGGATTTTCTAGGATTTGGCTGGGAGTTATTTTTAATAGAAATTACAACTCATGCTTTCTTCCTAAGTTTAACCACCCTTCCGAATCCTCTTGTATTTATCAGCTTTAATTTTTTAATCTTTCGATTTCATTTTGAAGCAGGCACTGTAAAATTTGAGAGCCGCGATCCAAACTGGAGAAATTTGACCGCGCTAAGCTATCATTATCAGACTCAACCTATTGCCAATGCCACAGCTTGGTATGCCCATAAACTGCCTCTTTTTTTTCAGAAACTCTCCTGTCTTTTTATGTTTGCAGCAGAATTAATAGTGCCCTTCGGGATTTTCTTTAATGAACCCATACGATTGATTACTTTTTTTATTTTAGCCTCTCTTCAATGGTTTATTTGGCTGACGGGTAATTTCTCTTATCTTAACTATCTGACATTGACTGTTCTAGTTGTATTAATCAGTAATCGTTTTTTAGAGCCGTTATTTGGCCCGGCCCCCAATGCAGAAACCAATTTCTACCTTAGTATTTTTCTCTATGTTGTGGGAAGCTTTCTTTTATTTGTCCAGGTGGTCGCTTTTGCCAATCACTTTTTTCCAAATAGAACCTTTCAAAAAATTCTTAACCCCTTAAGAACCCTATTCTTTGGCAATCGGTATGGCATTTTTGCCGTTATGACGACGAAACGTTATGAAATTGTGGTCAAAGGAAGCGAGGATGGCACCGTTTGGAAAGAATACCTTTTTTTTCATAAGGCTTCAGAAATTACAAGAAGGCCCACAAGAGTCTCTCCTTATCAACCAAGATTAGATTGGCAAATTTGGTTTTTGCCTTTTTCTACCTTTGATAGCGAGCATTGGTTTCAAAGATTTCTAACCCGTCTTCTTGAGGGGGAGGAGTCTGTTCTAAAGTTAATCCGAAAAAACCCGTTTGAAGACAAACCACCAAAATACATTAAGGCGGTTGTCTATGATTATGTTTTTAGCGATAAAAAGAAAAAAAAAGAAACAAAGGCTTGGTGGGAAAGAACTTATATCGGGAGATATACACCAACCTTGACGCTGAAGGGAAAAGATAACAAATGA
- the atpE gene encoding ATP synthase F0 subunit C has protein sequence MDTGTAFALAAPLAIGIAAFGSGIGLGLAVKGAMEAIGRQPEASGKILTTMIIGAALIEALTIYALIVFFITLGRTG, from the coding sequence ATGGACACAGGTACCGCATTTGCATTGGCAGCCCCCTTAGCTATCGGTATTGCCGCTTTTGGCTCAGGGATTGGTCTTGGTCTTGCCGTGAAAGGAGCTATGGAAGCTATAGGAAGACAACCAGAAGCATCAGGAAAAATTTTGACGACGATGATTATTGGCGCAGCTTTAATTGAAGCCTTAACCATTTACGCACTTATTGTCTTCTTTATTACCCTTGGTAGAACAGGTTAA
- the atpB gene encoding F0F1 ATP synthase subunit A: MCLSSFNSIAYFASVIEEPPNILTLVYQLFQDTPWAQFMHAYENIFFSIIAALLVALFFQIGLRKRELIPEGAQNFVETFVESILKIISGVLGPDGVKYIPFLGTLFIYILVMNLMGLVPLMKAPSSSLNITIALALCVFFYVQYLNVKNFGFFGFLHHMAGSPKNLQGWLLAPILFPLELLSQISRPVTLSLRLFGNVMGEEALIGYFALAGISYFIHDYFPLGLPLQLPFMLLGLLTSFMQALVFTLLSTVYILLSKPDEKHGH; this comes from the coding sequence ATGTGTTTATCATCCTTTAATTCAATTGCTTATTTTGCAAGTGTTATTGAAGAGCCGCCGAATATTTTAACGCTTGTTTATCAATTGTTCCAAGATACTCCTTGGGCACAGTTCATGCACGCCTATGAAAACATATTTTTTTCAATTATAGCAGCTCTTCTTGTGGCATTATTTTTTCAAATTGGCCTAAGAAAAAGAGAGTTAATTCCGGAAGGCGCCCAAAATTTCGTAGAAACTTTCGTCGAAAGCATATTAAAAATTATTTCGGGAGTTCTTGGACCTGATGGGGTAAAATACATTCCTTTCCTTGGAACTCTTTTTATTTACATATTGGTCATGAATTTGATGGGGCTTGTGCCTCTTATGAAAGCGCCTTCCTCGAGTTTAAATATCACTATCGCGTTAGCGCTCTGTGTGTTTTTTTATGTTCAGTATCTAAATGTTAAAAATTTTGGTTTTTTTGGTTTTTTGCACCATATGGCAGGCTCTCCAAAAAATTTGCAAGGTTGGCTTCTAGCTCCGATTTTATTTCCTTTAGAACTTCTTTCTCAAATTTCAAGACCGGTCACCCTCTCTTTAAGACTTTTTGGCAATGTTATGGGAGAGGAAGCTTTGATCGGCTATTTTGCGCTAGCTGGAATTTCTTATTTTATACATGACTATTTTCCTTTAGGCCTTCCCTTGCAGCTGCCTTTTATGCTATTGGGATTATTAACAAGTTTTATGCAGGCTCTTGTTTTTACACTGCTCAGCACAGTTTACATTTTGCTTTCAAAGCCGGATGAGAAACATGGGCATTAG
- a CDS encoding DEAD/DEAH box helicase, translating to MPIHFAILPKESEEKGALALAFFENEVFQKRLTEAEALRIAGSKEKQAIQELSKASITQNSKEKPDYILISASKTFACLKTIAALGRLYFNKIKLVPDFFSEVNLFFQIQEKEGKYFIIPFYGKEEGLQPLLECDFIFPGNPNWFIKGMLLKTFHTDLESKWVKKVKKGELYLENKEELKNLIDEVNEDEGFAPKVRLNFNEKEGDEEAFPRLKLKDRFGTEVEITFKAGDQILSYPEMAKKDKGTLSYYEKDLMEAGYEKNRAIEGIFSAGTEKAKNALYFLLECGWQVFDYLDREVLLSSKNDLHLNYEKEGLFLKGALSFQGQETDLKEAYHALKKDDYFIPLSKDKVGLLPKEAYKPLKEAIRIGQDAGSKGIRLEKTQMLNEKVLSAFDETGMDSKIKTLKANLSNFGNISETKPGPSFKGSLRHYQQIGLNWLFFLKQYGLGGLLADDMGLGKTVQVIALLSLIKEEGKHLIVVPTSLLFNWQRELEKFLRDICFYCHNGKDRLEELDPDKNEIILTSYALLREDLEFFQNYSYSSLILDEAQNIKNAKTKTASAIFSLRSNFRIAITGTPVENRIEELFSIFEFLMPSFTTEKIKSNLIEESFEGMGSSTRKKFKPFILRRTKDEVAEELPEKIEQTVFLEMEKEEALGYERLFKQEKDFLRELLEGEEKVPTLQIFELILRLRQYACHPMLVSSLLDETQQIKESVKFNRLIEELKEIRNEGRKALVFSQFTKVLDLISNALKEEHIEFSRLDGSQNVREREANIKKFKENPEISPFLISLSAGGVGLNLPEADTVILYEPWWNEAKERQAIDRAHRIGRKNVVLAKRYIYKNTIEEKMMLLKEKKTKISNFILDEDFNGELTRSDWNFLFDL from the coding sequence ATGCCTATTCATTTCGCTATCCTTCCTAAAGAGTCTGAAGAAAAAGGAGCTTTGGCCCTGGCTTTTTTTGAAAATGAAGTTTTTCAAAAAAGGCTAACTGAAGCTGAAGCTTTAAGAATAGCCGGATCCAAAGAAAAGCAAGCCATACAAGAGTTATCTAAAGCTTCTATTACCCAAAATAGCAAGGAAAAGCCTGATTATATTCTTATTTCGGCTTCTAAAACTTTTGCGTGCCTTAAAACCATAGCTGCCCTTGGCCGTCTTTACTTTAACAAAATTAAATTAGTGCCGGACTTTTTCTCAGAGGTAAACTTATTTTTCCAAATACAAGAAAAAGAAGGAAAATACTTTATTATCCCTTTTTATGGAAAGGAAGAGGGGCTGCAACCCCTTCTTGAATGTGATTTTATTTTTCCCGGCAACCCGAATTGGTTTATTAAAGGCATGCTTTTAAAAACATTCCACACGGATTTGGAATCAAAATGGGTGAAGAAAGTTAAAAAAGGGGAGCTTTATTTAGAAAATAAAGAGGAGCTCAAAAATCTTATCGATGAAGTTAATGAAGATGAGGGATTTGCTCCAAAAGTACGTTTGAATTTTAATGAGAAAGAAGGGGATGAGGAAGCTTTTCCAAGGCTAAAGCTCAAAGATCGTTTTGGAACAGAGGTCGAGATAACATTTAAAGCAGGAGATCAGATTTTATCCTATCCTGAGATGGCAAAGAAAGATAAGGGGACTCTTAGTTATTATGAAAAAGATCTTATGGAAGCGGGTTATGAAAAAAATCGCGCCATAGAGGGTATTTTTTCAGCCGGCACAGAAAAAGCAAAAAACGCTCTTTATTTTCTTCTTGAATGCGGTTGGCAGGTTTTTGATTATTTGGATCGCGAAGTTTTATTGTCTTCAAAAAATGATCTTCATCTCAACTATGAAAAAGAAGGCCTTTTTTTGAAAGGAGCGTTGTCTTTTCAAGGTCAAGAGACCGATTTAAAAGAGGCCTATCATGCCTTAAAAAAAGATGATTACTTTATCCCCTTATCTAAGGATAAAGTGGGCTTGCTTCCAAAAGAGGCTTACAAGCCTTTAAAAGAAGCCATCCGGATCGGTCAAGACGCAGGATCAAAAGGCATACGCCTTGAAAAAACGCAAATGCTGAATGAAAAGGTTCTAAGTGCATTTGATGAAACCGGCATGGATAGCAAAATTAAAACCCTTAAAGCCAATTTGTCAAATTTTGGAAACATTTCAGAAACAAAGCCCGGCCCCTCCTTTAAAGGATCCCTGCGTCATTATCAGCAAATAGGCTTGAATTGGCTTTTCTTTTTAAAGCAATATGGCCTTGGCGGACTACTAGCTGATGATATGGGGCTTGGAAAAACAGTTCAAGTCATTGCTCTTCTTTCCCTAATCAAAGAAGAGGGAAAGCACTTAATTGTGGTGCCGACCTCTCTTTTATTTAATTGGCAAAGAGAGCTTGAAAAATTCTTAAGAGACATTTGCTTTTATTGCCACAATGGAAAAGATCGTCTTGAAGAACTTGATCCCGATAAAAATGAAATTATTTTAACAAGCTACGCCCTTTTAAGAGAGGATTTGGAATTTTTTCAAAATTACAGCTATTCTTCCCTTATTTTAGATGAAGCTCAAAACATTAAAAACGCAAAAACAAAAACGGCTTCGGCAATTTTTTCTTTACGATCCAACTTTCGAATCGCTATCACAGGAACCCCTGTTGAAAACAGAATAGAAGAGTTATTTTCCATTTTTGAATTTCTAATGCCTTCTTTTACGACAGAAAAAATTAAATCCAATCTTATCGAAGAAAGTTTTGAGGGCATGGGGTCTTCTACAAGAAAGAAGTTTAAGCCTTTTATTTTAAGAAGAACGAAAGATGAGGTAGCAGAAGAGCTCCCTGAAAAAATAGAACAGACGGTCTTTCTTGAAATGGAAAAAGAGGAAGCTCTTGGTTATGAGCGTCTCTTTAAACAGGAAAAAGACTTTTTAAGAGAGCTTCTTGAAGGCGAAGAAAAAGTCCCGACCCTGCAAATCTTCGAACTTATTTTAAGGCTAAGGCAATACGCTTGCCACCCCATGCTTGTAAGCTCTCTTTTAGATGAAACGCAGCAAATCAAAGAATCTGTCAAATTCAATCGTTTGATAGAGGAATTAAAAGAAATTAGAAACGAAGGCCGCAAAGCGCTTGTATTTTCCCAATTCACCAAAGTTTTAGATTTAATTTCAAATGCCTTAAAAGAAGAACACATTGAATTCAGCCGATTGGATGGCTCTCAAAACGTTAGAGAAAGGGAGGCCAATATCAAGAAATTTAAAGAGAATCCTGAAATCAGTCCCTTTTTAATTAGCTTAAGCGCGGGAGGGGTAGGTTTAAATCTTCCTGAAGCGGACACAGTTATTCTCTATGAGCCTTGGTGGAACGAAGCTAAGGAGCGTCAAGCCATCGATAGAGCTCATAGAATCGGAAGAAAAAATGTGGTTTTAGCTAAACGCTATATCTATAAAAATACGATCGAAGAAAAAATGATGCTCCTTAAAGAGAAAAAAACTAAAATTTCTAACTTTATTCTTGATGAGGATTTTAATGGTGAACTCACAAGATCTGATTGGAATTTTCTTTTTGATTTATAG
- the atpA gene encoding F0F1 ATP synthase subunit alpha: protein MGIDTNEVSWVIEEEIKKFEGKISLDSVGHVLQVGDGIAKVYGLDEAMMSELVEFPNGTKGMVLNLEAESVGVVLFGSDQEIKEHDLVKRTGKVVSVPVGDALLGRVVNPLGVPLDGKGPIHSEFIRPVESPAPNVVERSPVNEPLMTGVKSIDAMIPIGRGQRELIIGDRQTGKTTIILDTILNQKDTDMHCIYVAIGQKASQISQIVSLLEQHGAMEYTTVVAATSADPAPLQYLAPYAGAAMGEYYLYNGKNAICFYDDLSKHAQSYRQLALLLRRPPGREAYPGDIFYLHSRLLERAAKLNNELGGGSLTAIPVIETQAGDVATYIPTNVISITDGQIFLESDLFYAGVRPAINVSLSASRVGGKAQSKAMKRVAQSLRLDLAQFRELAAFSQFGSELDDATKAQLDRGERMVEILKQGKLDPLSLARQVIIIFAGVKGFLDDIPIEDIRSYEEELYPFVEKNYRSIPDAIFETKDLNEENAKLLEEAVRKFTNDFKQKRRKD from the coding sequence ATGGGTATAGATACCAATGAAGTATCTTGGGTTATTGAAGAAGAGATAAAAAAATTTGAAGGCAAGATTTCATTAGATTCTGTCGGACATGTTTTGCAAGTGGGTGATGGGATTGCCAAAGTTTATGGTTTAGATGAAGCTATGATGTCCGAGCTTGTTGAGTTTCCAAATGGAACTAAGGGAATGGTTTTGAATTTGGAAGCTGAAAGCGTTGGAGTGGTATTATTTGGCAGTGATCAAGAAATTAAAGAGCATGACCTCGTTAAAAGAACGGGAAAAGTCGTTTCGGTACCGGTTGGTGATGCGCTTCTTGGAAGAGTTGTGAATCCTTTAGGTGTACCCCTTGATGGCAAAGGGCCTATCCATTCGGAATTCATAAGGCCCGTTGAAAGCCCGGCGCCAAATGTGGTCGAAAGAAGCCCGGTTAATGAGCCTTTAATGACGGGTGTAAAATCAATTGATGCCATGATCCCAATCGGAAGAGGTCAACGAGAGCTTATTATTGGCGATAGACAGACGGGTAAAACGACTATTATCCTTGATACTATCTTGAACCAAAAAGATACGGACATGCATTGCATCTATGTGGCCATTGGACAAAAAGCTTCTCAAATCTCCCAAATTGTCTCTTTATTAGAGCAGCATGGCGCTATGGAATATACAACTGTTGTGGCTGCGACAAGCGCGGATCCGGCCCCTTTGCAATATTTAGCCCCTTATGCCGGCGCAGCCATGGGGGAGTATTATCTTTACAATGGTAAAAACGCGATCTGTTTTTATGATGACTTGTCAAAGCATGCCCAAAGCTATCGCCAGCTTGCTCTTCTTTTAAGAAGACCACCCGGCCGAGAAGCTTACCCTGGAGATATATTCTATCTTCACTCAAGGCTTCTTGAAAGAGCGGCCAAGTTAAATAATGAGCTTGGGGGAGGCTCTTTAACTGCAATTCCAGTGATTGAAACACAAGCTGGAGATGTCGCAACTTATATCCCAACCAATGTGATTTCTATTACAGACGGTCAAATTTTCTTGGAGTCGGATCTTTTTTATGCAGGCGTAAGGCCTGCCATCAACGTCAGCTTATCGGCTTCAAGGGTCGGTGGAAAAGCGCAAAGCAAAGCCATGAAAAGAGTCGCTCAAAGCTTAAGGCTAGATCTTGCGCAATTTAGGGAGCTTGCCGCTTTTTCTCAATTCGGCTCAGAACTTGATGACGCTACAAAAGCTCAGCTTGATAGGGGAGAGAGGATGGTTGAAATCTTAAAGCAAGGAAAATTAGATCCGCTATCCCTGGCAAGACAAGTGATCATAATTTTTGCCGGTGTCAAAGGATTTTTAGATGATATCCCTATAGAAGATATTAGAAGCTATGAAGAAGAGCTTTACCCTTTCGTAGAAAAAAATTATAGGTCTATCCCGGATGCCATTTTTGAAACAAAAGATTTAAACGAGGAAAATGCCAAACTGCTAGAAGAGGCAGTTAGAAAGTTTACAAATGATTTTAAACAAAAACGAAGAAAAGACTAA